The following DNA comes from Fusarium fujikuroi IMI 58289 draft genome, chromosome FFUJ_chr03.
CATTGGCTTCTCTAAGCGCAGTCGCTGCCTCTGGTGCCATGGCATGCTCGTCGTGCATGATGCAAAAATAGAAACAGGATGATGGGAAGCCATCATCGAATCGACGTGTGAAGGGCCACGAGAGAAGCGGCCAAAATATAAGGATTTAGCCCTCCAGCAGCCGCCCAAGAATTTTgccctctttcttcttcgttATGTTCAGAGATTCCAAGTGTCGCCAAAGGTTCTCTTGATTCCCCTTCCTCTCTTACCGCCCTCCTCAAACCCTTCTATTACCCGCATCAATCTTTACAATATCCAGTTACAAGCAAGCCGGACTTGCTTCGAACCAGTCAATCATTACTACGCAATTTCCCCAAAGGACATTTCGATTCGAAACGAAACGGAATAACAGACGATACGTTGTAGTCTGATACGTTGGCCTGGCTGCCACTTACACGACTACACACAGAATCAAACAATTCGCTCAGTGATCCATATTGATCCTGACCGATACAATAACACTAATTTAATTTTCGACTTGTTGAAACGGACTTGACAACCTCGGATTCGACATCCCCCCCGGTCACGTTTCCCAACGCCCAACCTCTTGGCTTTCGCTTCTGGATCCTCAGCCCAGTTAAAGCAGAAGACAAGCAAAGACAATTTCTCCATCCCGTCCCGCTCTGATCGACTCCACACTCGACTAGGCTTGGCTTTAGAGCACAGTGTGCGTCTGGTCCCTGACTACACAGTACCACTCCCCCCTTGTCGATCACACACCCCTCCTGGTCCCCTACCACGCCAATACTCTAAGGACCAAGCATCGCAGCCTACAAATGTCTACGCTGCCCCCCGACCATCGCAAAGGCGTGTCGCGAGCAACTGGAAGCACCGTCAACATGACTGTATCACAGTCTTCAAAGGCCAAACCGGCCTCCAAAGCCAGCAATGGCAagccaaagacaaagacgcAGATGCATCGTCGTTCAAGAACAGGTACCCCCGCTTATATACCATGTTACTGAAGTGTAGTGAGCTAACATGAATCTCACAGGCTGCTATACTTGCCGTCTGCGACGCAAGAAATGCGACGAGGGAACTCCCATGTGCACAGCCTGCAAGCACCTCGGCTTGCAATGCGAGTACAAGCGACCCATGTGGTGGAGCAACAACGATATGCGAAGGAAACACAAGGAGGAcatcaagatgatcatcAAGCGCAAGAAGCTCTCTGAGAAGTCATCACACAACATCCAGAACTCTGTCACCAGCTCTCCTCCTGGCCTCACCCACTCTCTTCCCACATCAGCCACATTCACTGATCCTCTCGACCGCACAAGATCCGCCTCCATTGACTCACAATTCCCAGCTGCTTTCAACTTTAACAGCCCTCCTAGTGGCAATGAGTATGGATTCGGTGCGCCAATGCACCCTGAGTTCATGTTTGGCAGCTACTCGCCTTATGAGATCGATGTCAAGACAGAGCGACAGATGTTTGTGAATGATGTGCCCACAGTTCGCGAATCACACATATCCACCTTCAGCACTTACCACACTCCTCCCCCAGCTGGTACTATTCTGCCCAACGGTCCTCTTGACGGCGAGTGGGCCGAGCAGGTCTTCCAAGAGCGCAAGGAATCCCTTTCAGAGGAGACTCTCAACTGCAACTTCTTCGACTTTTCACATGGCCCTTCCACAGAGTCGAGGCAAGTCAAGATTGAGTTGGATGAGAATGACCAGCGTCTGCTGGACCACTTCATCCAGTTCGTTCTGCCAACCATCTTTCCCATCCTCGAGTCCAACCAACATTGCTCAGTCAGCTCAGATCTGATCCTCCCTGCTCTTCAATCAAACAGTGCCTACCTTCACTGCTGCCTGAGTGTCGCTGCCCAACACCTCAAATCACATACCAATGGCTCCACCTCTACCGAGGACATCGACAACGACATCATGCGCCATCGCTATGCTACCATCTGGGCTCTTTGcgaggctctcaagaaggacgagaATCACCAGCAAATTCTCGAAGCAACCCTTggcctcatcttcttccaatctGTAGTTGGCCGCTATGACGATGGCCTTCTCGATATTCCTTGGCACCAGCACTTCCAGGCTGCCATCAGCTTGGTACAGAAGCTTGACCTTCCCGGCATCGTCTCCGATCCTACTCGGGCTTCAATGCAAACCCCCTTCAACATGTCTCTCTCGTCATGGATTGACATTCTCGGTGCCACGATGAAGGGTCGCTCACCAACATTTGCTCACACTTACCGCGAGAAGCATCTTTCTCAGCTGAACCCTAGCCTCGGCCTGCGTGAGCTGATGGGCTGTGATGACCGGGTCATGTATCTCATTTCCGAGATCGCCTGCCTTGAGtctctcaagaaggatggcATGGATGACTTCACACTCTGCCAGCATGTCTCTGCCCTTGGAGAACAGATTAGCTTGACCGAGATGGGTGATGCAGGCCCCAAGATGCCTTTCAATGCCAATGGCAGCCTTTCACCTAAGCAGCTTTCTAAGAACATGACCATGGCCTTCCGCATTGCGGCTCGCATCTTCCTCTGCAGCCTGGTTCCTGGATTCAACCCCAGACAGCCATCCCCTATGGGcttggttgagaagctgactACGGTGCTTCAACACATTCCCTCGGGCCCCAATGGGTTTGACCGCAACCTTGCTTGGGTCTATCTCATTGGCGGCTCCATCAGCGTTCCTGGTAGCTCATTCCGTGCATTCTTCGAGGACCGCCTGGCTCAGCTGGGCGACTCGGCTAGGTTTGGCACCATGGGACGTGTAGCCACCCTCCTGCACGAGGTGTGGGTTCATAATGACAGCCTCTCGGGTGTGAGCACACCCGGGTCCACGACGTCTGAGGCGTCCCAGCTGCACATCCACTGGCGGGATGTCATGGAATCGAAGGGATGGGACTTTTTGTTGATCTGAGCCCTGCTCTCTGTAAACCTTCTTGGCTGGCCTTTGAAGGGTAGCAGGACCGTGCTGGGTGAAACCATCAAGTTCTGCTCTAaccttccttcttttcaGTAACATGAGAGCGGCCAGGACCACCTCATCAGGCGAAGCGGGCATTTGCCAGCCGTCGAGGACCAGGCTTGGAAGTGAGACTTCCATGTCCTAGACGAGGGTATGTTATTCACTCACTCTCTGTCCCGAAAGGGCAGAGTTAtctttttcttgtcttcgtTTCACTTCATATACAATGATACCTACTGGGATGGGTTACTAGAGGAAGCCGCAAGGCGTTTTGAGATGAATGTGGGAGCACAAAGAGCGACACTTGGATGCACCACACTCGACATATTTTGATACGGGGACGAGGCGTTAGGGACATGCATGCACAGGACGTTTGGCAAAATATACATGGCCATATGCAGGAACAAATGGGGCGGCAACACGATGCCGTTTTAAATGTCAGTTTATTGGATGGAAACGGCCGAGTACCGCGAGACTCGGGATCACTCGCTATTGtttattacttttctatGATACCAAGCGGGCAATGGTATGGGGGGGTTAACGGCGCAATGAAGGATCTGGGGTAAAGGCGCTGTGAAGGATGACGatataaaaagagagagGCTCTGGGAAGCTGGTTATGGGCTAGCTCCCAGAAAGGAAGCGGTATACAGATAGGACAATATGACCTTGCTGAGACAAGGCAGACAATGAACAAAGCGCTTTATTGTTGCAATTGGCACTCTAGGCTGTGAAATTACCACTCAATTTGTTTATTCCCTCACTGTAACGACCATGGAAGGTGAGATTGACAGTATCTGTCTGATCATGTAAAATCACACCACATAATCCGGGGACTTTTTTCCAGTGCTGACTGCAAGCCTCTGAAAAGGGATCACAACTCCGAGAGGCACAACTGGGATAGGAATTAATGCCTCGGTCTGATTACTCTACCTGCAAGCATATTATTCCGCATACGATGGGTTCTCTTTACTTGTGTGCTTATTTATCCCCAGGAGAGGTCAGCATCATCACACCATGAAAGCCGGGGAGAGGTATGTTCTCCGTGGCGGTGGTATTGATGAGATGCAGATATGTGCTGCTACGGTAGGCATCTAGATACAGGGAGTTTTTCAGTGGTCTGAGAATGTTTATACTGTGGCACACGTGCTGGAGAAATGAGGCCTTATGCCCGTTGCGGATGTATGGAAAGGAAGCCgcatgcaatgcaatgcaatgcaatgctaggtatgctatgctatgctatgcaAATGCAGCACGAGGACAATTCATAGTATGTATATTTGGGAACCTTTTCCTTATCTACATCATCCTATAGATCATCTCTCTCAGAGCCTCACTCTATATGAGAATGTCCAATGCATGCAGCATCATGAGCCGTTACTCCGTACGAGTCGCAGTGCATCTACAGGGACGATACAGAGAGGCACCAGCGCACCAGCGCATCGCATAGCAGTGCATTTGATTTACAGGACGGAAACTTAGAGGCAAACACGTATTCTTCAACAGCGACAGAAAGGGAAAGACAATCCTCCCCAGTCTTCAGGGCTTCTGGACAGTGCGGGGAGCTTCGAGTTGCTAGATCCAATGACTTACACGCCCCCTGTAGGTAGGGCACctattcttttctttactgACCGCAGCGGAGAAGACGTGGACCTTTTGCCTCTTGCCAAGGCCTATCTAGGCGAATCTGGAATTTTTGAGATGCACTTCTGTGTGCGAGAGTCCAGGGAGTGGCTTTGGCGAATACAGGGGGATCGGGTAAATGGCATGGAGTACGGACGGATATAGACGAAGAATATTGCAGTGCGTTAGCAATTATAGGACAGAGGCTTTTGGTGGTTTGTATCACGATAACCTATGGGTGTAGGGGTTCAGTTAGTCCTGTTACAGCAGGGACAAAGAAACCAGAAAACGCACTGGAGATCAAGATATCCGTGCTTTGATCCCGTGACAAGGTCATGTTGTAGAAATTGGTTCGTTTACTGGGATCTATCTATCGTCACTGACAAGAACGAAAGAGAGGCAGCCCATAACGACAAGAAACAGCCTATTGAAGCCTAAATAACACAACACTTTTTTtcccctctctcttcttcttcttcactcacTCTGTGCCCAGAACTGGCCGTCAAACAGTGACCCCTCTCATAGAGCTACTCGTCTCTATCATTGGATCTCATTACAACCTGAGTTCAAGTTAGAAAACTACGCGCCCAAACTTAGCGCTTGGCTATGAGTCTTCAGCGCCTGAGACAGAGCCCCCCTACAGCTAAACTTTTAGTGGGCTCTGCTCGAAAGGAACCAATCCGCGACATGCATCGCCGCGCGCTTAACGTCTTCTGAGACTCTCAGCCAACCACAGCATTTTCGTCTGTCTCAACCATGGCGACATTATCGCCAAACAAAACCAGTTTCTATATTCCCCCAGATCTAGCAGTAGCAGTTCGTTCCAGACCGACTACCTACGTAGTGTCTGCTGGCGTGTCAAGCGATAGGCCCTAGACCCTCTCAGCGACTGGCTCTCAGCCTCTCTGATCAACCGCCCAATGGTCTCTGATGCGACAGTCGAGCCTGAAATATCGTCCACGAATGGGTCGAGATGACTCTCAACGGACAAGGCGGCAAGGCAGTGGAAAGACCATGTCCACGTCCACGAGGGAGAGAAGACGGTTCCCTTGTCAGTGACCTCATAGTTCCATTCTCCGTCTTTGTCTAGTACCCTTGTCCTCCCTCTttttcctctccctctcctgtTCTGCGTCCTGTATTTACTGTTCCGTTTCTTCACCTTTGCTGTTCTATCGAACAAACAAAAAACAAATCATATTCACTTGTTCAGTTGACTCATTCCTTTCCTCTTTGTCATACGCGCTGGTTGTGTCTGACCTGCCAACTCATCTGCATAtcatcttgtcttgactCCTTAGCATATACAATATCACATTCACTTCAAGACATCCACTCCTTCAACAACGAACCAACACAATCAACCCCAAGAAACTAACACTAAagacaacaaccaacaactacACGCATAATACACGTCAAACATGCTTTTAGGAAGACTCCCAACCCCCTTGAGGGTTCTGTTTATTACAGCCCTCTacgcttcaacatcttccgCTCTCCCCGCCAACAGCATCTTCGCCCGCCAAGACACATGCGATGCGGATCAGACATCATGCAACAGCGACATCGCCAACTTTTGCTGTCCCAAGGGCAACTCATGCAGACTTCTCGCTGGCAAGACCACAGCAGTATGCTGTCCCAGCGGCCAGACCTGCAATGTCATTCAACCCATCACCTGCGATATCCGCGGCCAGGACCAGAGAGAGTTCCCCAACGCCCCTGTCAAGACGGTAGTATTCAACCTCGATCTTGAAAAATGTGGGCAGAAGTGCTGTCCTTTTGGATACTCGTGTGAAGACGAGCAGTGTGTGATCGACAAGGATCAGACCAATGTCCCAGAAGGCGCTGAGCTTCCCAATGAGACGTCTACGCCTGTTCCCAGTGCGATAACTACTGCTACGGGGGCTATCGAGACCATCTCCATCAGCGCCGCACCCTCCACGAGCGCTGAGCCCACAGCAGCTGTTGGCTCGGGCAATGATAGCTCAGACAAGGACGGAGACTCAAAGTCCGACAACTCGGGGCCCGCTACTACCTCCATCGTCGGCGGCGTCGTCGGCGGCAGTATCATTCTCCTGATCAT
Coding sequences within:
- a CDS encoding related to C6 zink-finger protein PRO1A codes for the protein MSTLPPDHRKGVSRATGSTVNMTVSQSSKAKPASKASNGKPKTKTQMHRRSRTGCYTCRLRRKKCDEGTPMCTACKHLGLQCEYKRPMWWSNNDMRRKHKEDIKMIIKRKKLSEKSSHNIQNSVTSSPPGLTHSLPTSATFTDPLDRTRSASIDSQFPAAFNFNSPPSGNEYGFGAPMHPEFMFGSYSPYEIDVKTERQMFVNDVPTVRESHISTFSTYHTPPPAGTILPNGPLDGEWAEQVFQERKESLSEETLNCNFFDFSHGPSTESRQVKIELDENDQRLLDHFIQFVLPTIFPILESNQHCSVSSDLILPALQSNSAYLHCCLSVAAQHLKSHTNGSTSTEDIDNDIMRHRYATIWALCEALKKDENHQQILEATLGLIFFQSVVGRYDDGLLDIPWHQHFQAAISLVQKLDLPGIVSDPTRASMQTPFNMSLSSWIDILGATMKGRSPTFAHTYREKHLSQLNPSLGLRELMGCDDRVMYLISEIACLESLKKDGMDDFTLCQHVSALGEQISLTEMGDAGPKMPFNANGSLSPKQLSKNMTMAFRIAARIFLCSLVPGFNPRQPSPMGLVEKLTTVLQHIPSGPNGFDRNLAWVYLIGGSISVPGSSFRAFFEDRLAQLGDSARFGTMGRVATLLHEVWVHNDSLSGVSTPGSTTSEASQLHIHWRDVMESKGWDFLLI